A section of the Methanosarcina mazei S-6 genome encodes:
- a CDS encoding glucose-6-phosphate isomerase family protein: MAVTLKFGDKVTVADVRKLHDMEDVVFDREWFEKTDEMNRDMYYMFRDLARSDSDLEIIKSRHLRYDITRIPPGMLGSEYIKTVGHYHPQVPGTDVSYPEIYQVLEGSATYLLQKVEPGEEEIVLDVAVIKAEKGDLVLVPPGYGHVTINSSENTLEMANWVCGDFSSFYEPIKRLSGAAYFLLKDGFAKNPLYRNIPPIRYTAPLSSEEFGLDPGESMYELIHDADRLRFLTAPQEFMGFLAGVL; encoded by the coding sequence ATGGCAGTAACACTGAAGTTCGGGGATAAAGTCACTGTGGCAGATGTAAGAAAACTCCATGATATGGAAGATGTGGTATTTGATAGAGAATGGTTTGAAAAGACCGATGAAATGAACAGAGATATGTATTATATGTTCAGGGATCTTGCCAGAAGTGATTCTGATCTTGAGATTATCAAATCCCGCCACCTCAGGTATGACATTACAAGAATCCCTCCCGGAATGCTCGGGTCGGAGTATATTAAAACCGTTGGCCACTACCATCCTCAAGTTCCGGGAACAGACGTCTCCTATCCTGAGATTTACCAGGTGCTTGAAGGCTCAGCTACCTACCTGCTGCAAAAGGTGGAGCCCGGAGAAGAAGAAATTGTTCTGGACGTTGCGGTTATCAAGGCTGAAAAAGGGGATCTGGTTCTTGTTCCACCAGGATACGGGCACGTAACAATAAATTCCTCTGAAAATACTCTTGAGATGGCAAACTGGGTTTGCGGGGACTTCTCTTCGTTCTATGAGCCTATAAAGAGGCTTTCCGGAGCCGCCTATTTCCTACTTAAAGACGGTTTTGCCAAAAACCCCCTTTATAGAAATATCCCGCCCATACGTTATACTGCACCTCTAAGCTCTGAAGAATTCGGGCTTGATCCCGGAGAAAGCATGTATGAACTTATACACGATGCTGACAGGCTAAGGTTCCTGACAGCTCCTCAGGAGTTTATGGGATTTCTGGCAGGAGTGCTCTGA
- a CDS encoding IS1634-like element ISMma3 family transposase: MSEKNSSRRVESSLKRTRFLGHLGLMAGVFRELEVDKLIDEKLPKERDHNVPHSVCILAMVLNGLGFIGQRLYLFPDFFKNISTERLFGDNVTREDLNQYAIGETLDRIVKYGPTKLFTEIALHIMARLPIPVHCLHADTTSVSVYGDYEDEETESIDITFGIPKNGRWDLKQFVLSLIVNQHGIPLFMNTHSGNASDKNTILEAINSLKSVLRPESKVYYVADSSFYTDNNIKNIGTSFWISRVPATITEAKELLAANLNLKTLKSDERYSFYQTFVEYGGVKQKWVLLLSHKMKEKKEQTLRTKLDKEFEKAEKSFKKLKGEDFFCEDDALKAAEKWIQDFPSIVFENVDLKAIKKRESGKRGRPSKDEKLKTYYRIDGSLKTNEAFVLKEMEKMGLFILASNDISISPEDMLKYYKGQDNVEKGFRFLKSDTFSISKVYLKKKSRIEALTMIMVLCLMIYSIAEWKLRTKLEEENETVPDQKGKPTKRPTMRWIFFNFQGITELRIQKQGEIESEILNMEDIHWKILRLMGEKYENIYL, encoded by the coding sequence ATGTCAGAGAAAAACAGTAGTAGAAGAGTTGAATCTTCCTTAAAACGTACAAGGTTCTTAGGTCACCTTGGTCTCATGGCTGGAGTTTTCAGAGAACTTGAAGTTGACAAACTGATCGATGAGAAACTTCCCAAGGAAAGGGATCACAATGTTCCTCACTCAGTTTGCATCCTTGCCATGGTACTCAATGGTCTTGGTTTCATAGGGCAACGTCTGTACCTTTTTCCTGATTTTTTCAAAAACATTTCTACTGAAAGGCTTTTCGGAGACAATGTAACAAGAGAAGACCTGAATCAATATGCTATCGGAGAGACTCTTGATAGAATCGTAAAATATGGCCCTACAAAACTGTTTACGGAAATTGCTCTTCACATTATGGCTCGTCTACCTATTCCTGTTCACTGTTTACACGCTGACACTACAAGTGTCAGCGTTTATGGGGATTATGAAGACGAAGAAACTGAGTCTATTGATATTACTTTTGGAATTCCCAAAAACGGAAGATGGGACCTCAAACAATTTGTACTGAGCTTGATTGTTAATCAGCATGGCATACCTCTTTTCATGAACACCCATTCAGGAAATGCTTCCGACAAAAACACAATTCTGGAAGCTATCAACTCTCTTAAATCAGTTCTAAGGCCTGAAAGCAAAGTGTACTATGTCGCTGATAGTTCCTTTTACACAGACAATAATATCAAGAACATAGGAACGTCATTCTGGATCAGTCGCGTTCCTGCAACAATTACCGAGGCAAAGGAACTGTTAGCTGCAAATCTGAACCTGAAAACGCTAAAAAGCGACGAAAGATACTCATTTTATCAAACCTTTGTGGAATATGGTGGAGTTAAACAAAAGTGGGTTTTGCTGCTTTCTCACAAGATGAAAGAGAAAAAAGAGCAAACTCTCAGAACAAAGCTTGACAAAGAGTTTGAAAAAGCAGAGAAGTCTTTTAAAAAGCTGAAAGGAGAGGACTTCTTCTGTGAAGATGATGCATTAAAAGCCGCAGAGAAATGGATTCAAGATTTCCCCTCAATTGTGTTTGAAAATGTTGATTTGAAAGCCATTAAAAAACGTGAATCGGGTAAAAGAGGCAGACCTTCAAAAGATGAGAAATTAAAGACTTATTACAGGATTGATGGCAGTTTAAAGACTAATGAAGCTTTTGTTTTGAAAGAAATGGAGAAAATGGGACTTTTCATTCTTGCAAGTAATGATATCAGTATTTCTCCTGAAGATATGCTGAAGTATTACAAAGGACAGGACAATGTAGAAAAAGGATTCAGGTTCTTGAAAAGTGATACGTTTAGCATATCGAAAGTTTACCTCAAGAAAAAATCCCGAATTGAAGCACTGACTATGATAATGGTTCTCTGCTTAATGATTTATTCAATTGCAGAATGGAAATTAAGAACAAAGTTAGAAGAAGAAAATGAAACGGTTCCAGATCAAAAAGGGAAGCCAACAAAAAGACCTACAATGAGATGGATATTTTTCAATTTCCAGGGAATTACAGAACTTAGGATTCAGAAACAAGGAGAAATAGAGTCCGAAATATTGAATATGGAGGATATTCACTGGAAGATACTGAGGCTCATGGGAGAAAAATATGAAAATATCTATCTCTAA
- a CDS encoding ribonuclease H-like domain-containing protein, which produces MLKNTYIHIPGVGKALEQKIWASGIHTWDEFLEMEDRVLIPSVKKARICEGIKVSSSHLAAKDCFFFSQRLPSAEHWRAYSLFSDSVAFFDIETTGLSPCRDKITVVGIYNGNEVKTYVRGTNLEDLVEEFSRYRLLVSFNGARFDIPFIKSEFPEIEFKQLHIDLMYPLRRIGYGGGLKKIEKLLGICRSEDTDGMDGFDAVRLWKKYEKGDLEALNLLVKYNREDIVNLKTIIELTYPKMVENALKI; this is translated from the coding sequence ATGCTGAAGAACACATATATTCACATTCCTGGTGTAGGAAAAGCGCTTGAGCAGAAAATCTGGGCTTCAGGCATACATACATGGGACGAATTCCTTGAAATGGAAGACAGGGTTTTAATTCCTTCTGTCAAGAAAGCCAGAATCTGTGAAGGAATAAAGGTATCTTCCAGCCATCTCGCTGCAAAGGACTGCTTCTTTTTCTCACAGCGCCTCCCTTCTGCAGAGCACTGGAGGGCGTACTCTCTATTTTCTGACTCTGTTGCTTTTTTTGATATCGAAACCACAGGTCTTTCGCCCTGCAGGGATAAAATAACCGTTGTTGGAATCTATAATGGAAATGAAGTCAAAACGTATGTAAGAGGAACGAACCTTGAGGATCTTGTAGAGGAATTCTCCAGATACAGGCTTCTTGTGTCTTTTAACGGAGCCCGTTTTGATATCCCTTTCATAAAATCCGAATTTCCCGAAATAGAGTTCAAACAGCTCCATATAGACCTGATGTATCCTCTCAGGCGTATAGGGTATGGAGGGGGCTTAAAAAAAATTGAAAAGCTTCTCGGGATCTGCAGAAGCGAGGATACGGATGGAATGGACGGATTTGATGCCGTTAGGCTCTGGAAAAAGTACGAAAAAGGAGATCTTGAAGCCCTCAACCTGCTTGTTAAATATAACAGAGAGGACATAGTAAACCTGAAAACTATTATTGAACTTACTTACCCTAAAATGGTTGAAAATGCTCTGAAGATATGA
- the mdh gene encoding malate dehydrogenase: MVKISVIGAGNVGSTTVQRLAELEPGEIVMTDIVEGMPQGKALDLMQAGAINGYDTRITGTNDYADIANSDLVIITAGIARKPGMSREDLIKTNSKIIGDVAGNIAKYAPNSIVINVTNPLDIITYVAMKATGFDPEKVFGMSGVLDAGRFASFIAEELKCSKRDVEAMVIGGHGDLMVPLPQYTTVSGIPLPELLPEKTIDRLVERTVNGGAEIVELLKQGSAFYAPSAAIVRMAEAVIKDSRRVLPASAYLEGQYGQKGIYFGVPVKLGANGIEEILELKLEDSQCEILKKSSETIRKGISKLEI, from the coding sequence ATGGTTAAAATTTCCGTAATTGGTGCAGGAAATGTAGGTTCGACAACAGTCCAGCGGCTGGCAGAACTGGAGCCTGGCGAAATTGTCATGACAGATATTGTGGAAGGGATGCCGCAGGGAAAAGCTCTTGACCTTATGCAGGCCGGGGCAATTAACGGTTATGACACTAGGATAACAGGTACTAACGATTATGCAGATATCGCAAATTCCGACCTGGTAATTATTACGGCAGGAATCGCCAGAAAGCCCGGAATGAGCAGGGAAGACCTGATTAAAACGAATTCAAAAATAATAGGGGATGTAGCAGGAAACATTGCGAAATACGCTCCGAACTCTATTGTTATAAACGTCACAAATCCGCTTGATATCATAACATATGTAGCTATGAAGGCAACGGGCTTTGATCCAGAAAAAGTCTTCGGGATGAGTGGAGTTCTTGATGCAGGACGTTTTGCAAGCTTTATAGCAGAGGAACTTAAGTGTTCAAAAAGGGACGTTGAGGCAATGGTCATAGGAGGGCATGGAGACCTTATGGTTCCGCTCCCGCAGTACACCACAGTATCGGGAATCCCGCTTCCGGAACTGCTTCCGGAAAAAACAATTGACAGGCTTGTGGAAAGGACAGTAAATGGAGGAGCAGAAATAGTAGAGCTTCTCAAACAGGGAAGTGCTTTTTATGCTCCCTCAGCAGCTATCGTACGCATGGCAGAAGCTGTAATTAAGGACTCCAGGCGCGTACTTCCGGCGTCTGCATATCTTGAAGGACAGTACGGGCAGAAAGGAATTTACTTTGGAGTGCCAGTAAAACTGGGAGCAAATGGCATAGAAGAAATTCTTGAACTCAAACTTGAAGACAGCCAGTGCGAGATACTCAAAAAATCCTCAGAGACTATCCGGAAAGGGATTTCAAAGCTGGAAATCTAA
- a CDS encoding PRC-barrel domain-containing protein produces MRAELTSLFGLNIYTNNGVYVGKLQDLVIDVEEQKVTGLAVSDINRELFDISSRGIIIPYRWVITAADIIIVRDVIQRYKKRKED; encoded by the coding sequence ATGCGCGCAGAACTCACATCACTCTTTGGCCTAAACATATACACAAATAATGGTGTTTATGTAGGGAAGTTGCAGGACCTCGTAATTGATGTAGAGGAACAGAAAGTAACAGGGCTTGCTGTTTCTGACATCAACAGGGAGCTTTTTGATATTAGCAGCAGAGGTATCATTATTCCCTACCGGTGGGTTATAACCGCAGCGGATATTATTATAGTTAGAGACGTTATCCAGAGATACAAAAAGAGAAAAGAAGACTGA
- a CDS encoding tRNA(His) guanylyltransferase Thg1 family protein — protein MKNREIYAEMRCIPPVVLRADGRNFKNTLSGLGFEKPYDTTFARAMADTAELFIKKSGLSPYFAYTFSDEISFLFTDLPFDGRVEKIDSVVASFLGSALTIKLRLEAPIAFDSRLVALQKEEVSEYFHWRQLEAWRNFVASWGYYSLRNEGMGKDEAGKFLKGKKEWEIHEMLFERGINLAALPAWQRRGIIISKEECEISGFNPVYGKEVKSMRRRITQNWEIPKFKSEEGITFLEKLINRN, from the coding sequence ATGAAAAACCGGGAAATCTATGCTGAAATGCGCTGTATCCCGCCAGTGGTCTTGCGCGCTGACGGCAGGAATTTCAAAAATACACTTTCAGGCCTGGGCTTTGAAAAACCATATGATACAACCTTCGCCAGAGCAATGGCGGACACTGCTGAACTTTTCATTAAAAAAAGCGGTTTAAGCCCTTATTTTGCCTATACTTTTTCAGATGAAATCAGTTTTCTGTTTACAGACCTTCCTTTTGACGGCAGGGTTGAGAAAATAGACTCTGTTGTGGCAAGTTTTCTTGGCAGCGCTCTAACAATAAAACTGCGGCTTGAAGCACCCATAGCTTTTGATTCCAGGCTGGTAGCTCTTCAAAAAGAGGAAGTTTCTGAATACTTTCACTGGAGGCAACTGGAAGCCTGGAGAAACTTTGTAGCGTCCTGGGGATATTATTCCCTCAGAAACGAAGGCATGGGAAAGGATGAAGCCGGAAAATTCCTGAAAGGAAAAAAAGAATGGGAAATCCATGAGATGCTTTTTGAGAGAGGAATAAATCTTGCAGCACTTCCTGCATGGCAGAGGAGAGGGATTATAATCTCTAAAGAAGAATGTGAAATTTCAGGCTTTAATCCTGTTTATGGTAAAGAAGTAAAATCTATGCGAAGAAGAATAACCCAGAATTGGGAAATTCCAAAATTCAAATCCGAAGAAGGAATTACCTTTTTAGAGAAACTTATTAATAGAAACTAA